One window from the genome of Desulfovibrio aminophilus encodes:
- a CDS encoding DNA polymerase III subunit delta' — protein MEDGSRIPARQEHVRRRLDALAAHPPQSLVLEGGDADAREALSLYWAKLLNCPDRACGLCEICRQIDERVFRDLILVDAAFFESEGATHKSHVERVRELRPTWGQPPHGEGRRVTIFPEFQDRNPEIANTLLKTLEEPRPGNVFVLTAPQRERLLPTLVSRSFILTLAWPGDSREDAEAAQWAEALYGAWDNGLGWFGRTMAKGAVDRDLARRVILEVMRGLRRTLTGEGAPEAGRLARRFDAEGLRRLGLALGEAQDALEIQANPTLVLDWLATRFTP, from the coding sequence GCCAGGAGCATGTCCGGCGCAGGCTGGACGCCCTGGCGGCCCACCCGCCCCAGAGCCTCGTGCTCGAGGGCGGAGACGCGGACGCGCGCGAGGCCCTGTCCCTGTACTGGGCCAAGCTGCTCAACTGCCCGGACCGGGCCTGCGGGCTCTGCGAGATCTGCCGCCAGATCGACGAGCGGGTCTTCCGCGACCTCATCCTGGTGGACGCCGCCTTCTTCGAGAGCGAGGGCGCGACCCACAAGTCCCACGTGGAGCGGGTCCGCGAACTGCGGCCCACCTGGGGCCAGCCGCCGCACGGCGAGGGCCGCCGGGTGACGATCTTCCCCGAGTTCCAGGACCGCAATCCCGAGATCGCCAACACCCTGTTGAAGACCTTGGAGGAGCCCCGACCCGGCAACGTCTTCGTGCTCACCGCGCCTCAGCGCGAGCGGCTCCTGCCCACCCTGGTCTCGCGCAGCTTCATCCTCACCCTGGCCTGGCCCGGCGATTCCCGCGAGGACGCCGAGGCCGCCCAGTGGGCCGAGGCCCTCTACGGGGCCTGGGACAACGGCCTGGGCTGGTTCGGCCGGACCATGGCCAAGGGCGCGGTGGACCGCGACCTGGCTCGGCGGGTGATCCTGGAGGTCATGCGCGGCCTGCGCCGGACCCTGACCGGGGAGGGAGCCCCGGAGGCCGGGCGGCTGGCCCGCCGTTTCGACGCCGAAGGACTGCGCCGTCTCGGCCTGGCCCTGGGAGAGGCCCAGGACGCCCTGGAAATCCAGGCCAATCCCACCCTGGTCCTGGACTGGCTGGCGACGCGCTTCACTCCATGA